Proteins encoded together in one Mycobacterium simiae window:
- a CDS encoding PIG-L deacetylase family protein: protein MKTLSTGNCTRFAAKPLTHSGTPTPVWLAALDREPLPPLELTECPGLVVVAPHPDDETLGLGATIAQLAAASVDVQVVSVSDGGAARPGTAPLDRVRREAIRRHELRRATSLLGVPPPISLGLPDGQLTDYEDRLTDSLSEILENKAAAPWCAATWRGDGHPDHEAVGRAAAAACARTDAVLLEYPIWMWHWATPFDPAVPWGRGYSVRTSDCAVARKRRAAQCFRSQFESHSGARPALPPYVLPRLMAVGEVVFR, encoded by the coding sequence ATGAAGACACTATCGACCGGCAACTGCACCAGGTTCGCGGCGAAGCCGCTGACCCACAGCGGTACTCCGACACCGGTATGGCTGGCCGCCCTCGACCGGGAACCCTTGCCGCCGCTCGAGTTAACGGAGTGCCCGGGCCTGGTTGTCGTCGCTCCCCATCCCGACGACGAGACACTCGGCTTAGGGGCCACGATCGCGCAGCTGGCGGCAGCCAGCGTCGATGTACAGGTCGTCTCAGTCAGCGATGGCGGGGCGGCACGCCCCGGGACGGCTCCGCTAGACCGGGTTCGCAGGGAGGCCATCCGTCGGCACGAACTCCGAAGGGCGACGAGTCTTTTGGGTGTTCCGCCGCCGATTTCGCTGGGCCTGCCCGACGGCCAGCTGACCGACTACGAGGACCGGCTGACCGATTCGCTGAGCGAAATTCTGGAAAACAAGGCCGCCGCACCCTGGTGTGCCGCCACCTGGCGGGGGGACGGGCATCCCGATCACGAGGCAGTCGGACGCGCCGCGGCGGCGGCCTGCGCCCGCACTGATGCGGTGCTCTTGGAGTATCCGATCTGGATGTGGCACTGGGCCACCCCGTTCGATCCGGCGGTGCCGTGGGGCCGTGGCTATTCGGTGCGAACGTCGGACTGCGCGGTAGCCCGCAAACGCCGTGCGGCGCAATGCTTCCGCAGCCAATTCGAATCCCACTCCGGCGCTCGACCGGCGCTGCCGCCCTACGTGCTACCACGACTGATGGCGGTCGGAGAGGTGGTGTTCCGCTGA
- a CDS encoding endonuclease/exonuclease/phosphatase family protein, with translation MRLATFNILHGRTVGDGVHPARLADCVRRMDPDVLALQEVDCDQPRSNLADFTTVAAEAMGAIEQRFVAAISGTPGATWMAATGDEQPGTATYGIALLSRFPAASWQVVRLPRIPMRFPMYLPGPNRVMMVDEEPRTAVIAQLNTPLGALTVANTHLSFVPGWNRRQLRRLVHDLQGFPGPRLLTGDLNMTPPAVRRWSGMWPLAVAKTFPADTPDRQLDHILTDNPTLWGSATEAEAMPVSDHRPLVVDIERG, from the coding sequence ATGCGCCTAGCGACCTTCAATATTCTGCACGGCCGCACCGTCGGCGACGGTGTTCATCCAGCGCGGCTAGCCGATTGCGTGCGCCGGATGGATCCTGACGTGCTGGCCCTGCAAGAGGTCGATTGCGACCAGCCGCGATCCAATCTTGCCGACTTCACCACGGTGGCGGCCGAGGCCATGGGAGCCATCGAACAACGATTCGTTGCGGCCATCTCCGGCACTCCGGGTGCCACCTGGATGGCCGCCACCGGCGACGAGCAACCTGGAACCGCGACGTATGGAATAGCATTGCTGTCCCGCTTTCCGGCGGCCAGCTGGCAAGTGGTGCGGCTGCCCCGAATTCCGATGCGGTTCCCCATGTATCTGCCCGGACCGAACAGAGTAATGATGGTCGACGAGGAACCACGGACGGCCGTCATTGCGCAACTGAATACGCCGCTGGGCGCGCTGACCGTCGCCAACACACACCTGTCGTTCGTGCCGGGGTGGAATCGGCGTCAACTGCGCCGACTCGTTCATGATTTGCAAGGTTTTCCGGGCCCGCGGCTGCTCACCGGCGATCTCAACATGACGCCGCCGGCGGTCCGCCGCTGGTCGGGCATGTGGCCGCTGGCAGTGGCCAAAACCTTTCCCGCCGACACCCCCGATCGCCAACTCGATCACATTCTCACCGATAACCCCACGCTCTGGGGCTCAGCCACCGAGGCCGAAGCGATGCCGGTCTCCGATCACCGCCCGCTGGTGGTCGACATCGAGCGTGGCTGA
- a CDS encoding DUF3349 domain-containing protein: MSFSNRVSSLVAFLRFRYPAVAPPVGYAPVLALLPRRMSDEEISVIATQLRMVGLRAMGRVDVGVEITRTTGELPLPDDIDRVRHRLVPLE, from the coding sequence ATGAGTTTCAGCAATCGCGTATCGAGCCTGGTGGCTTTCCTGCGGTTCCGTTACCCGGCGGTCGCCCCGCCGGTCGGTTACGCGCCGGTGCTGGCGCTCTTGCCGCGGCGAATGTCGGATGAAGAGATCTCCGTGATCGCCACCCAACTTCGGATGGTGGGACTCCGGGCGATGGGCCGCGTGGACGTCGGCGTCGAAATCACCCGGACCACCGGCGAACTGCCGCTACCCGATGACATCGACCGGGTGCGCCACCGACTCGTTCCGCTTGAGTGA
- the mbp1 gene encoding microaggregate-binding protein 1, with the protein MGDDKSGPQEAVKGAVEGIKGKAKEFGGTIAGRDDLVEEGQAQQDKADAQRDAGKKEAEAESARAGAKAAEERQKENQ; encoded by the coding sequence ATGGGGGATGACAAGAGCGGACCGCAGGAAGCAGTGAAGGGCGCCGTCGAGGGTATTAAGGGCAAGGCCAAGGAGTTCGGCGGGACCATCGCCGGTCGTGACGATCTCGTCGAAGAGGGCCAGGCGCAGCAGGACAAGGCCGACGCCCAGCGTGACGCCGGCAAGAAGGAAGCCGAGGCTGAATCCGCGCGCGCCGGCGCGAAGGCCGCCGAGGAACGGCAGAAGGAAAATCAGTAG
- a CDS encoding SDR family oxidoreductase, with translation MGSRVVARLKARGVMAVELGPASGIDLDSGSYWAAALHAVDVVIDVSEPISPEESTDITDVLASASYNLVTGCARHGVRRLVVLTMAGIEESIFGDVPYYVGKRVAKEIVLAGPVPATIVKSTQWHEFATSPSAVTCGDDEVVVEDWLIQPIAADVVADVVVEAGLAQTRAPRIVTGPQPIRLPEPASKLLAAHDDQRRVRPVQPVTAGLAEGALLGRQNAMVLGPDVETWLNHQTAADPTASPALDPPSGLAFGERSK, from the coding sequence GTGGGATCCCGGGTCGTCGCCAGGCTGAAAGCCCGCGGCGTGATGGCGGTCGAACTCGGCCCGGCATCCGGCATCGACCTCGATTCCGGAAGCTATTGGGCTGCAGCGCTGCACGCGGTTGATGTCGTGATCGACGTGTCCGAGCCAATCAGTCCCGAGGAGTCCACAGACATCACGGATGTGTTGGCGAGCGCCTCGTACAACCTCGTCACCGGTTGCGCTCGGCACGGTGTGCGCCGGCTCGTGGTGTTGACAATGGCGGGAATCGAGGAGTCGATCTTCGGCGACGTTCCTTACTATGTCGGCAAACGCGTGGCGAAAGAGATCGTGCTCGCCGGCCCGGTCCCCGCGACGATCGTGAAGTCCACTCAGTGGCACGAATTCGCTACCAGTCCCAGCGCCGTGACTTGCGGGGACGACGAGGTGGTGGTCGAGGACTGGCTCATTCAGCCGATTGCGGCGGACGTCGTCGCGGATGTGGTTGTTGAGGCGGGGCTGGCTCAAACACGGGCACCGCGGATAGTGACTGGGCCGCAGCCCATTCGGCTACCGGAGCCGGCCTCGAAACTCCTCGCCGCTCATGACGACCAACGCCGAGTGCGTCCAGTGCAGCCGGTGACGGCCGGGCTGGCCGAGGGCGCCTTGCTGGGGCGGCAGAACGCGATGGTTCTCGGCCCCGACGTCGAGACCTGGCTGAACCATCAGACCGCCGCTGATCCAACGGCCTCACCTGCCCTGGACCCGCCATCCGGCTTGGCTTTTGGCGAACGCTCAAAATAA
- a CDS encoding glycosyltransferase has product MLGLEPRLIKNILLWHVHGSWTQAFVAGRHRYLIPTTADRGADGRGLAGRSWPNAREVPLERLRDHDIDLVVLQRPHEVSLVTRCTGRRPGSDLPAVYVEHNTPRPYAEHSRHPIADRDDILLVHVTEFNELMWDNGRAPTTVIDHGMADPGAMYTGDVLRVATMINEPVRRGRTVGTDLLEPLSTYGQIDVWGIGSDVRYGCTGVVGRGDVAAPQLWHEIARRRVYLHTARWTSLGLSLIEAMFLGMPVVSVGSTMAPLILSSAAGVVSANVVTLGQALRDFLNDRAAAMTAGKAARESALARFGLERFLADWDHVFPRVTEGHCK; this is encoded by the coding sequence ATGCTGGGGCTCGAGCCACGACTCATCAAAAACATCCTGCTATGGCATGTTCACGGGTCCTGGACGCAAGCCTTCGTCGCGGGGCGGCACCGGTACCTCATCCCGACCACCGCCGACCGCGGCGCCGACGGACGCGGGCTCGCGGGGCGGTCGTGGCCGAACGCCCGGGAGGTCCCGCTCGAACGGTTGCGAGACCACGACATCGATCTGGTGGTGCTGCAGCGCCCACACGAGGTCTCCCTGGTCACTCGGTGCACGGGCCGCCGGCCGGGCAGCGATCTGCCGGCGGTCTACGTGGAGCACAACACGCCGCGCCCGTACGCCGAACACAGCCGCCACCCCATCGCGGACCGCGACGACATCTTGCTGGTCCACGTCACCGAGTTCAACGAGCTGATGTGGGACAACGGTCGCGCGCCAACCACTGTGATCGATCATGGGATGGCCGATCCCGGTGCGATGTACACCGGCGATGTTCTTCGCGTCGCCACGATGATCAACGAGCCGGTGCGCCGCGGCCGCACCGTGGGCACCGACTTGCTGGAGCCGCTGTCCACATACGGACAGATCGATGTGTGGGGCATCGGTAGCGATGTGCGGTATGGCTGCACCGGGGTTGTCGGCCGGGGCGATGTTGCTGCTCCGCAGCTGTGGCACGAGATCGCCCGGCGACGGGTGTATCTGCACACCGCCCGGTGGACATCGCTGGGACTTTCGCTCATCGAGGCCATGTTTCTCGGGATGCCGGTGGTCTCGGTGGGCAGCACCATGGCCCCGCTGATCCTTTCCAGTGCGGCCGGCGTGGTCAGTGCCAACGTCGTCACTCTCGGACAAGCCCTCCGGGACTTCCTCAACGATCGCGCCGCCGCGATGACCGCAGGCAAGGCAGCGCGCGAATCCGCTTTGGCACGCTTCGGTCTCGAGCGATTTCTCGCTGACTGGGACCACGTATTCCCTCGGGTGACCGAAGGTCACTGCAAGTAA
- a CDS encoding glycosyltransferase: MRIAMISEHASPLAHLGGVDAGGQNVHVAELSAALARRGHDVVVYTRRDDSTSPDCVDTGHGYSVVHVPAGPPSRLPKDALLQYMPAFGDFLAEHWSTDPPAVAHAHFWMSGLATLRATRTHRIPTVQTFHALGLTKRLHQGIDDTSPDCRIELETVVARAADWVAATSTDEVFELARMGRARSRTSVVPCGVDVDAFQPKGPAAPRSDCGRIVSVGRLVPRKGFETLIRALPQIPGAELVIVGGPESAALADDSHAQHLQRLAADLGVGDRVRLLGGISRTEMPAVLRSADVVACTPWYEPFGIVPLEAMACGAPVIAAAVGGIRDTVVDDVTGLLVPPRDPNAVAEAANALLRDGSRRAVLGDAGRQRARARYTWDRVAADTERIYEKVTPAGFQASTASSRSG; the protein is encoded by the coding sequence ATGAGGATCGCCATGATCTCGGAGCACGCCAGCCCGCTGGCACACCTAGGTGGCGTGGACGCGGGCGGCCAGAACGTCCACGTCGCCGAGTTGTCGGCCGCGCTGGCGCGGCGCGGCCACGACGTGGTGGTCTACACCCGCCGCGACGACTCGACGTCGCCCGATTGTGTCGATACCGGGCACGGATATTCGGTCGTGCATGTTCCCGCCGGACCACCTTCGCGGCTACCCAAAGACGCTCTGCTGCAGTACATGCCGGCGTTCGGAGACTTCCTCGCCGAGCACTGGTCGACCGACCCGCCCGCAGTGGCGCATGCGCATTTCTGGATGTCTGGTCTGGCCACATTGCGCGCGACCCGAACGCATCGGATCCCAACCGTTCAAACTTTCCACGCACTGGGCCTCACCAAGCGGTTGCACCAGGGCATCGATGACACCAGCCCGGACTGTCGCATCGAACTGGAGACCGTCGTCGCGCGCGCCGCCGACTGGGTCGCGGCCACCAGCACCGACGAAGTCTTCGAGCTGGCTCGGATGGGCCGCGCCCGGTCCCGGACGTCGGTCGTGCCGTGCGGGGTCGACGTCGATGCCTTCCAACCAAAAGGGCCGGCCGCGCCCCGGTCAGACTGTGGGCGCATCGTGTCCGTCGGACGCCTGGTGCCCCGCAAAGGTTTCGAGACGCTCATCCGCGCACTGCCGCAGATACCCGGTGCGGAGCTGGTGATCGTCGGTGGCCCGGAAAGCGCCGCACTGGCCGATGATTCGCACGCACAACACCTGCAGCGACTGGCCGCGGACCTGGGCGTCGGTGACCGTGTCCGGCTGCTCGGCGGGATCAGCCGCACCGAGATGCCTGCGGTCCTGCGTTCGGCCGATGTGGTGGCCTGCACTCCCTGGTACGAACCGTTCGGCATCGTGCCGCTGGAAGCGATGGCATGTGGTGCACCGGTGATCGCTGCTGCGGTAGGCGGAATCCGCGACACCGTGGTCGATGACGTGACCGGACTCTTGGTGCCACCGCGAGATCCGAACGCCGTGGCCGAAGCGGCCAACGCTCTGCTGCGCGACGGCTCGCGGCGCGCAGTGCTGGGAGACGCGGGCCGCCAGCGCGCCCGAGCCCGCTACACCTGGGACCGGGTGGCCGCCGACACCGAACGCATCTACGAAAAAGTGACGCCAGCCGGATTTCAGGCCAGTACCGCCAGCAGTCGCTCCGGATAG
- a CDS encoding glycosyltransferase family 2 protein — MGLGCRTSFVIATRNRSGELCAVLQRLLDLDSCEILVVDNGSSDDTAAAAGRIAARSGGRLTIIPLDRNEGAVARNIGVAQCRTPYVAFCDDDSWWASGATELAESIFDRYPTVALLAARTVIWPEHRDDPLVTALAESPLGRNPTLPGPSILGFQACSAMVRKVAFDGVGGFSPILHFRGEEDLLAWDLASHGWDLCFCRALVAYHQPSQARPTSQAQHARVLRNQFLTACLRRPAGRYIRAAAALVWWAARDTAHALALGEAVASLPAVVRERSRLPEAVERSVRLLEGH; from the coding sequence ATGGGCTTGGGATGTCGAACGTCGTTTGTCATTGCGACACGGAACCGCTCCGGCGAGCTCTGCGCCGTGTTGCAGCGGCTGCTCGACCTTGATTCGTGCGAGATCCTGGTGGTGGACAATGGATCCAGCGACGATACCGCCGCGGCGGCGGGCCGCATCGCGGCGCGCTCCGGCGGGCGGCTGACCATAATTCCGTTGGACCGCAACGAAGGTGCCGTGGCCCGCAACATCGGTGTGGCGCAGTGCCGGACGCCGTATGTCGCGTTTTGCGACGACGACTCGTGGTGGGCATCCGGCGCCACCGAACTCGCCGAATCGATCTTCGACAGGTATCCGACCGTCGCCCTGTTGGCGGCCCGCACGGTGATCTGGCCGGAGCACCGCGACGATCCACTGGTCACCGCTCTCGCCGAGAGCCCGCTGGGCCGCAACCCAACTCTGCCGGGCCCGTCCATCCTGGGCTTCCAAGCCTGCTCGGCGATGGTGCGCAAGGTGGCGTTCGACGGCGTCGGTGGATTCAGTCCCATTCTGCACTTCCGCGGTGAAGAGGACTTGCTGGCTTGGGATCTCGCCTCGCACGGGTGGGATCTGTGCTTCTGCCGGGCACTGGTGGCGTACCACCAACCCTCGCAGGCCAGGCCGACAAGCCAGGCCCAGCATGCTCGTGTCCTGCGCAACCAATTCTTGACCGCTTGCCTACGCAGGCCGGCGGGCCGGTACATTCGGGCCGCCGCCGCGCTGGTGTGGTGGGCCGCCCGCGACACCGCGCACGCCCTAGCCCTGGGGGAGGCTGTGGCGTCGTTGCCGGCCGTGGTTCGTGAGCGTAGTCGACTGCCCGAGGCCGTGGAGCGGTCGGTTCGCCTGCTCGAAGGACACTGA
- a CDS encoding NAD-dependent epimerase/dehydratase family protein, which yields MTNDVRHPKPMPGAATRESPRETPFRAGHPGYQATVLSLSRVLVTGGAGFLGAHLCDRLLNAGIEVVSIDDLSSSLATTAAELATRRGYHFVQQDICDPVALREVGADFDAVFHLASPASPPDYQRRPIATLRTGSAGTAMALEVARRAGARFVLASTSEVYGDPSEHPQSESYWGNVNPIGPRSMYDEAKRYAEALASAYRRAGLANVGIARIFNTYGPGMRPDDGRMIPTFCCQALSGKPLTVSGSGLQTRSLCYVDDTISALLALAHSTFSGPVNIGNPTELTVLSVAELIRDLAGSDSPIEFIPGVVDDPWRRCPDISVARAQLGWHPQVDQHTGLNNTLQWFRTAGADRVPTSAPTAR from the coding sequence ATGACAAACGACGTTCGACATCCCAAGCCCATGCCCGGTGCTGCTACCCGCGAATCACCGCGCGAAACCCCGTTTCGTGCCGGACATCCCGGGTACCAGGCCACCGTGCTATCCCTATCGCGTGTTCTCGTCACCGGGGGTGCTGGTTTTCTGGGCGCCCACCTGTGCGATCGACTGTTGAACGCCGGCATCGAGGTGGTCAGCATCGACGACTTGTCCAGCAGCCTGGCTACCACTGCCGCCGAGCTTGCCACACGGCGGGGATATCATTTTGTGCAACAGGACATTTGCGACCCGGTTGCACTCCGAGAGGTCGGGGCCGACTTCGACGCCGTGTTCCATCTGGCCTCACCCGCGTCACCACCCGACTACCAACGCCGGCCGATCGCGACGCTGCGTACCGGGTCAGCCGGCACCGCGATGGCGTTGGAAGTGGCTCGTCGCGCCGGCGCCCGATTCGTATTGGCGTCGACCAGTGAGGTATACGGCGATCCCAGCGAACACCCGCAGTCCGAAAGTTACTGGGGCAACGTCAATCCCATTGGCCCGCGCAGCATGTACGACGAGGCCAAGCGCTATGCGGAGGCGCTGGCGTCGGCCTACCGGCGCGCCGGACTGGCCAACGTCGGCATCGCCCGGATCTTCAACACCTACGGGCCCGGCATGCGGCCAGACGATGGCCGCATGATTCCGACCTTCTGCTGTCAAGCGTTGAGCGGCAAGCCACTGACCGTGTCGGGCTCCGGGCTGCAGACCCGCTCGCTGTGCTACGTCGACGACACGATTTCCGCACTGCTCGCGCTGGCTCACAGCACGTTCAGCGGCCCGGTCAACATTGGCAACCCCACCGAACTCACCGTGCTCTCGGTGGCCGAACTCATTCGCGACCTCGCTGGAAGCGATTCTCCGATCGAATTCATCCCCGGGGTTGTCGACGACCCGTGGCGCAGGTGCCCCGACATCAGCGTCGCCCGGGCCCAGTTGGGTTGGCACCCCCAGGTGGATCAGCACACCGGGCTCAACAACACCTTGCAATGGTTTCGCACCGCGGGTGCGGACCGCGTACCGACGTCCGCTCCGACGGCGCGGTAG
- a CDS encoding carbamoyltransferase family protein — MRILGINAVFHDSAAALVVDGEVVAAAEEERFSRRKHGKQAVPFATWELPVAATRWCLDHAGLDPADIDAIGYSYDPALMYEEPLDPAGLDGEWEDLRTLYAQRAHLFLSAAIPGINPAALQHVRHHVAHAASTALASPHPDAAVLVVDGRGERTSMLAGVYREHKLDALASQRLPHSLGLLYESLTQHLGFARSSDEYKVMAMASYGRPTFTDELRRQVYACGNGGFRTEPIAWEELAPRREPHADALDPVHADLACSVQRVIEDVLLDLTGWLREKTDADALCLAGGVALNCVANSRIYSESGFDRVWVQPASGDSGTALGAALNLAAAYGEPILPMTTAQLGRGWSDDQIRIALDAAAVRYERPHNLAAAVGDALADNQLVGWFQGRAEFGPRALGGRSLLADPRNAANLERLNAVKGREQFRPVAPMVLAERAAEIFSRGPLPSPYMLFVHDVAPHWRDRIPAVTHVDGTARIQTVEQSADPRLHATIRRFAEHTGVPVVVNTSFNTAGRPMVDTPRDALEVFGSSPIDVLAIGPYLLRRPR, encoded by the coding sequence ATGCGAATTCTCGGCATAAATGCGGTGTTTCACGACTCGGCGGCAGCCCTGGTAGTCGACGGCGAGGTGGTGGCGGCCGCAGAGGAAGAGCGGTTCTCGCGCCGCAAGCACGGCAAGCAGGCCGTCCCATTCGCTACCTGGGAGCTGCCCGTCGCGGCCACGCGATGGTGCCTCGACCACGCCGGGTTGGATCCGGCCGACATCGATGCCATCGGCTACTCCTACGACCCGGCGCTGATGTACGAGGAGCCGCTCGACCCGGCCGGGCTGGATGGGGAGTGGGAGGACCTGCGCACGTTGTATGCGCAACGTGCCCACCTATTTCTATCGGCCGCCATCCCCGGTATCAATCCCGCCGCGCTTCAACACGTCCGTCATCATGTCGCCCATGCCGCCTCCACGGCGCTCGCTTCACCACATCCTGATGCGGCGGTGTTGGTGGTCGATGGCCGCGGCGAACGGACGTCGATGCTCGCCGGGGTGTACCGCGAGCACAAGCTGGACGCACTGGCTTCCCAGCGGCTGCCCCACTCATTGGGGTTGCTCTACGAAAGCCTCACCCAACATCTGGGTTTCGCGCGATCGAGCGACGAGTACAAGGTGATGGCGATGGCGTCCTACGGGCGACCCACCTTCACCGATGAACTGCGCCGGCAGGTGTACGCCTGTGGCAACGGGGGATTCCGCACCGAGCCGATTGCGTGGGAGGAATTGGCGCCACGGCGGGAACCTCATGCCGATGCGCTGGACCCGGTGCACGCCGACCTCGCCTGCAGTGTGCAGCGTGTTATCGAGGACGTGTTGCTTGACCTGACGGGCTGGCTGCGCGAGAAGACCGACGCCGACGCACTTTGCCTGGCGGGCGGAGTAGCGCTGAATTGTGTTGCTAACAGCCGCATTTACTCCGAATCGGGATTCGATCGGGTGTGGGTGCAGCCGGCCTCAGGAGATTCCGGCACCGCACTGGGCGCGGCGCTCAACCTCGCCGCGGCCTACGGGGAACCGATCCTGCCAATGACCACCGCGCAGCTGGGCCGGGGCTGGTCCGACGACCAGATTCGGATTGCGCTCGACGCCGCCGCCGTCCGCTACGAGCGGCCGCACAACCTTGCCGCCGCCGTCGGTGACGCGCTCGCCGACAACCAGCTAGTCGGCTGGTTTCAGGGCCGGGCCGAATTCGGGCCCCGAGCGCTCGGCGGCCGATCGCTGCTGGCCGATCCCCGCAATGCGGCAAACCTCGAGCGCCTCAACGCGGTCAAAGGGCGTGAACAGTTCCGGCCCGTCGCGCCGATGGTGCTCGCCGAGCGGGCCGCCGAGATATTTTCCCGCGGTCCACTTCCCAGCCCGTACATGCTATTCGTGCACGATGTCGCCCCGCACTGGCGAGACCGCATCCCGGCGGTCACCCACGTCGACGGCACCGCCCGAATCCAGACGGTTGAGCAGTCGGCCGACCCCCGGCTGCACGCGACAATCCGCCGGTTCGCCGAGCACACCGGGGTTCCGGTGGTGGTCAACACCAGCTTCAACACCGCCGGCCGGCCGATGGTGGACACGCCGCGCGACGCACTCGAGGTCTTCGGCAGCTCCCCCATCGACGTGCTGGCTATCGGCCCCTACCTGCTCAGGCGGCCGCGGTGA
- a CDS encoding HAD-IIIA family hydrolase: MTVEYTIVVPTIGRDSLHRLLSELDRDRGPDPVEIVLVDDRPAPNTPLAISGSLPTRVVRSGGRGPAAARNAGWRAATTRWVCFLDDDVVPAPEWKSSLAADLRAADAAGAAGSQGKIEVPEVSARRPSDDERRTLRLASARWITADMAYRRDLLVAVGGFDERFPRAYREDSDLAVRVVGAGGVIARGLRRCIHPVAAATWMSSVRAQVGNRDNALMRRKHGRSWRTMIGEGPGRMPAHVATTLAGVAAVVAGLGRRGPLAKMAGVLWLGLTTEFAARRWIAGPRGGYEAARLWFSSALIPPVAVGHRLAGEWEFRRARRDPPLAVLLDRDDTIIVDQPYLNDPARVRPTAGAVKALQRLRRRGLLLAVVTNQSGVARGLISAEQLGAVNARVDEVLGPFDAWQVCVHDEDDECGCRKPQPGMVLAAAEALSVPPARCVLIGDTGGDVRAALAAEAEAVLVPTARTLPVEIQHAREHARVAGSLQEAVSLVLREWR, from the coding sequence GTGACAGTCGAATACACGATCGTGGTGCCGACTATCGGCCGGGACTCGTTGCACCGGTTGCTGTCTGAACTGGACCGCGATCGGGGTCCCGATCCGGTGGAGATCGTCCTGGTCGACGACCGGCCAGCGCCGAACACGCCCCTCGCGATTTCCGGTTCGCTGCCGACCCGCGTGGTGAGAAGTGGAGGTCGCGGACCCGCCGCTGCGCGCAATGCGGGCTGGCGTGCGGCCACCACCCGGTGGGTTTGTTTCCTCGACGACGATGTGGTGCCGGCGCCGGAGTGGAAATCGTCTCTGGCAGCCGACCTTCGGGCCGCTGACGCGGCCGGGGCCGCCGGTTCCCAGGGCAAGATTGAGGTGCCTGAGGTATCGGCGCGCCGACCCAGCGACGACGAACGCCGCACCTTGCGGCTCGCGTCGGCGCGCTGGATCACGGCCGACATGGCCTACCGTCGCGACCTGCTGGTCGCCGTCGGAGGTTTCGATGAGCGGTTTCCCCGGGCCTACCGTGAGGACTCCGACTTGGCAGTGCGCGTGGTAGGTGCGGGCGGGGTGATTGCCCGCGGTCTGCGGCGGTGCATCCATCCGGTGGCCGCGGCCACCTGGATGTCCAGTGTGCGGGCACAGGTGGGAAACCGCGACAACGCGTTGATGCGCCGCAAGCATGGGCGCTCGTGGCGCACCATGATCGGCGAGGGACCGGGCCGGATGCCCGCACACGTCGCGACCACCCTAGCCGGCGTCGCAGCCGTCGTCGCGGGGCTCGGGCGGCGGGGCCCGCTGGCCAAAATGGCCGGCGTGTTATGGCTTGGTTTGACAACGGAATTCGCGGCGCGGCGCTGGATAGCTGGGCCGCGCGGCGGCTACGAGGCGGCACGGCTGTGGTTCAGCAGCGCGCTCATCCCACCGGTCGCCGTCGGCCATCGATTGGCCGGTGAATGGGAGTTCCGGCGGGCCCGTCGAGATCCGCCGCTGGCGGTGTTACTGGACCGCGACGACACCATCATCGTCGACCAGCCCTATCTCAATGACCCCGCCCGAGTGCGCCCCACCGCCGGCGCGGTCAAGGCCTTGCAGCGACTACGCCGCCGCGGTCTCTTGCTCGCGGTGGTGACGAATCAGTCGGGCGTGGCACGCGGGCTTATCAGCGCAGAGCAGCTCGGTGCAGTCAATGCCCGGGTGGACGAGGTCCTCGGCCCCTTCGACGCCTGGCAGGTGTGTGTGCACGACGAGGACGACGAATGTGGTTGCCGCAAACCGCAACCGGGCATGGTGCTGGCCGCCGCCGAAGCGCTGTCCGTTCCGCCGGCGCGGTGCGTGCTGATCGGCGACACCGGTGGCGATGTACGGGCCGCACTCGCGGCCGAGGCCGAAGCGGTGCTGGTACCGACGGCACGGACGCTGCCCGTAGAAATCCAACACGCGCGTGAGCACGCGCGTGTTGCGGGCTCACTACAGGAAGCCGTTTCCCTGGTGCTGCGGGAGTGGCGATGA